From Nicotiana tabacum cultivar K326 chromosome 15, ASM71507v2, whole genome shotgun sequence, the proteins below share one genomic window:
- the LOC107771998 gene encoding uncharacterized protein LOC107771998 encodes MESITEALLLYLYAHAMLIFVRGLFRKSQHHLLASPTSSSATTTPVIPFPQNLFFFVNSFLFLFRYSFSTNNTITFSDADSIEKFIREEKWDDFRIVRLFDSALAPIWIPKILLALKQEPRLGFKFFKWAKTQTAFVHTAESYCIVAHILFCSRMYSDTLDVLKELVTLSDAKKVLPCSHVLDVLWSTRNTCVPGYGVFDALFSVLIELGLLKEASECFSRMTSFRVLPKARSCNYLLHRLSMLGHKSSCLKFFEDMIESGIVPTVYTYNIMIGYLCKDGDLNAAKRLFTQMKDIGIDPDIITYNSLIDGIGKHGELDDMVSLYEEMKKVGCFPDVVTYNTLINCFCRSERMVLAFKYLHEMKKSGLKPNVVTYSTFIDVFAKEGMLQGAIKFFVDMRRVGLAPNEFTYTSLIDAHFKARKVDEALKLVKEMLEVGVKLNVVTYTTLVDGLCKEGKIKEAEEVFMVMLKDGIIPNLEVYTALILGYIKSKRLVDAMNILEQMKENNIRPDTLLYGIVLWSFCSDEKFEEAKDLFDKMKGLGIEANYVIYTILADAYFKAGKPVEAQTLLNEMKERDISPTVVTYSALIDGLCRLGFVHEAMDHFHSMPKMGLHPNIVVYTALIHGLCRNKCLEVAEKLFDEMLGKGILPDKIVYTSLIDGNLKQGNIQDALGLRRRMTESGLELDLHAYTALICGLSKNGQVPQARIFFDEMIDKGVKPDEVVYSCLIRKYQEIGNLEEVLVLQSEMMKRGLTSVTSSRLCSS; translated from the coding sequence ATGGAGTCAATTACTGAAGCTCTACTGTTGTATTTGTATGCTCACGCCATGTTAATTTTTGTTCGCGGCCTATTCAGAAAGTCTCAGCACCATTTGTTAGCTTCTCCTACTTCATCATCTGCTACTACTACTCCCGTTATTCCATTCCCGCAAAACTTGTTCTTCTTTGTCAACAGTTTCCTTTTCTTATTCAGATACTCATTTTCCACAAATAATACTATTACTTTTAGTGATGCCGACTCTATAGAGAAATTCATACGGGAAGAGAAATGGGATGATTTTAGGATTGTGAGACTCTTTGACTCCGCTTTAGCTCCTATTTGGATCCCCAAAATCCTTTTGGCATTGAAACAAGAACCAAGGTTAGGTTTCAAGTTTTTCAAGTGGGCCAAAACGCAGACTGCTTTTGTTCATACTGCCGAGAGTTATTGTATTGTAGCTCACATTTTGTTCTGTTCTAGAATGTATAGTGATACACTTGATGTTCTAAAAGAGCTGGTCACTTTAAGTGATGCTAAAAAGGTGTTGCCTTGTTCCCATGTACTTGATGTTCTTTGGTCAACGAGGAACACTTGTGTGCCGGGGTATGGGGTGTTTGATGCATTATTTAGTGTTCTAATTGAGTTAGGGTTGCTTAAGGAGGCTAGTGAGTGCTTTTCAAGGATGACAAGTTTTAGAGTTCTTCCCAAAGCACGGTCTTGTAATTATCTTTTGCACAGACTCTCAATGTTAGGCCATAAAAGCTCATGCTTGAAGTTCTTTGAGGATATGATTGAGTCTGGAATTGTTCCAACAGTGTACACCTACAATATAATGATTGGCTATTTATGTAAGGATGGGGACCTGAATGCTGCAAAAAGGTTATTCACTCAGATGAAGGATATTGGCATTGATCCAGATATAATTACATACAATTCTCTCATTGATGGAATTGGTAAGCATGGGGAGCTAGACGATATGGTTTCTCTATACGAAGAAATGAAGAAAGTCGGATGTTTTCCTGATGTAGTAACATATAATACACTGATCAATTGTTTTTGTCGATCTGAAAGGATGGTATTAGCATTTAAGTATCTGCATGAGATGAAGAAAAGTGGCTTGAAGCCCAATGTGGTTACTTATAGCACATTTATCGATGTTTTTGCCAAAGAAGGGATGTTACAAGGAGCTATCAAGTTCTTTGTTGACATGAGGCGGGTTGGTCTTGCTCCTAATGAATTTACTTATACTTCGTTGATTGATGCACATTTTAAAGCTCGTAAAGTTGATGAAGCTTTGAAACTTGTTAAAGAGATGCTAGAGGTAGGAGTTAAGTTAAATGTTGTGACCTACACGACATTGGTTGATGGTCTTTGTAAAGAAGGGAAAATCAAGGAAGCTGAAGAAGTTTTTATGGTCATGCTGAAGGATGGGATTATCCCAAATTTAGAAGTCTATACTGCTCTCATCCTTGGGTATATCAAATCAAAAAGGCTAGTGGATGCTATGAATATTTTGGagcaaatgaaagaaaataatatcagaCCAGACACATTACTCTATGGAATAGTTTTATGGAGTTTCTGCTCTGATGAGAAGTTTGAAGAAGCCAAGGATTTATTTGATAAAATGAAGGGACTTGGAATAGAAGCAAACTATGTCATATACACAATACTTGCTGATGCTTACTTTAAGGCGGGAAAACCCGTAGAAGCACAAACTCTGCTAAATGAAATGAAGGAAAGAGATATTTCCCCTACTGTTGTGACGTATTCTGCATTAATTGATGGCTTGTGTCGGTTGGGATTTGTCCACGAAGCAATGGACCATTTCCATTCAATGCCAAAAATGGGTTTGCATCCTAATATTGTGGTCTATACAGCTCTTATTCATGGCCTCTGTAGAAATAAATGTCTAGAGGTGGCAGAAAAGCTGTTTGATGAAATGCTTGGCAAAGGTATACTTCCAGATAAAATAGTTTATACATCCTTGATAGATGGAAACCTAAAGCAGGGAAATATTCAAGATGCTTTAGGTTTGCGAAGGAGAATGACCGAAAGTGGTTTGGAGCTTGACCTTCATGCCTACACTGCTTTGATTTGTGGGCTTTCGAAAAATGGCCAGGTGCCTCAGGCAAGAATTTTTTTTGATGAGATGATTGACAAGGGCGTTAAACCTGATGAGGTTGTATATTCATGTCTTATAAGAAAATATCAAGAGATCGGTAATCTAGAAGAAGTTCTTGTGTTGCAAAGTGAAATGATGAAAAGAGGACTTACGTCGGTTACAAGTAGTCGACTATGCAGTTCATAA